In a single window of the Deltaproteobacteria bacterium genome:
- a CDS encoding DUF697 domain-containing protein, producing the protein MGWLDTLKKAAQGPARHDLTPEQRKAAARDLVQMSSLAAGAVVLAPIPLVDFVAITPIQAAMVMAVGRVHGRVLNLKEAKSVLVELASVCGAGLLARQLFTTATKFLLPGLGGVLSAPYAFAVTWAMGQVATKYFEDPSARETLKQVFEDALAEGKRLFSREAVEEFRRKRGAEVDEFARDEAEAEAPAAPKPAKKAAKAKPAAKRGKRPTQRKKRPTRPAP; encoded by the coding sequence ATGGGCTGGCTCGACACGCTCAAGAAGGCCGCGCAGGGCCCCGCCCGCCACGACCTCACGCCCGAACAGCGCAAGGCCGCCGCGCGCGACCTGGTGCAGATGTCGTCGCTGGCCGCGGGCGCGGTGGTGCTCGCGCCCATCCCGCTGGTGGACTTCGTTGCCATCACGCCCATCCAGGCCGCGATGGTGATGGCCGTGGGCCGAGTCCACGGCCGCGTGCTCAACCTCAAGGAAGCGAAGAGCGTGCTGGTGGAGCTGGCCAGCGTGTGCGGGGCAGGCCTGCTCGCGCGGCAGCTCTTCACCACGGCGACCAAGTTCCTCCTCCCCGGCCTGGGCGGCGTGCTCAGCGCGCCGTACGCGTTCGCCGTCACCTGGGCGATGGGCCAGGTGGCGACGAAGTACTTCGAGGATCCCTCCGCGCGCGAGACGCTCAAGCAGGTCTTCGAGGACGCGCTCGCCGAGGGCAAGCGGCTGTTCTCGCGCGAGGCGGTGGAAGAGTTCCGCCGAAAGCGCGGCGCCGAAGTGGACGAGTTCGCGCGCGACGAGGCCGAAGCCGAAGCGCCCGCTGCGCCGAAGCCGGCCAAGAAGGCCGCCAAGGCCAAGCCCGCCGCCAAGCGCGGCAAGCGCCCGACCCAGCGCAAGAAGCGCCCCACCCGCCCCGCTCCGTGA
- a CDS encoding AI-2E family transporter: protein MRAPPIRARGLLAAAALVVVIAGLKAAAPWVLPSLLGLLAAIFSLPLLRWLQARHFPRVPAVLATTIIDLAVVLVLLGVVGGSIAQFVSEAPRYEQRFMALFTGLFAPLEARGFHVNDSLVEALQPSSLVPFLEGLLAGVGGIVSQALIIFLIMLFTLLEADQTAAKLVSLASRGDPKRVHQVRSVLNRLQRYLGFKTGMGLVDGVLTACFTVVMGVEFAPLWGLLTFVLYFLPSIGSILATIPPVIVALLQIGPGRALVLLVGYTVLHTGLNTILEPRLVGRSFGLSPLAAFVSVPFFGWMWGPVGMLLGVPLLMVMQIVCDDIPELRWVAVLLGARAPQGGPPPPSGREATVEP from the coding sequence ATGCGGGCGCCGCCCATTCGCGCGCGGGGACTGTTGGCCGCGGCCGCGCTGGTGGTGGTCATCGCCGGGCTCAAGGCGGCCGCGCCCTGGGTGCTGCCCTCGCTGCTGGGGCTGCTCGCGGCGATCTTCAGCCTGCCCCTCTTGCGCTGGCTCCAGGCGCGCCACTTCCCGCGCGTGCCCGCGGTGCTGGCCACCACCATCATCGACCTCGCCGTGGTCCTCGTCCTGCTCGGCGTGGTGGGCGGCTCCATCGCCCAGTTCGTGAGCGAGGCGCCGCGCTACGAGCAGCGGTTCATGGCGCTCTTCACCGGGCTCTTTGCACCGCTGGAGGCGCGCGGCTTCCACGTAAACGACTCGCTGGTGGAGGCGCTGCAGCCCAGCTCGCTGGTGCCGTTCCTCGAGGGGCTGCTGGCGGGCGTGGGCGGCATCGTGTCGCAGGCGCTGATCATCTTCCTGATCATGCTCTTCACGCTGCTCGAGGCGGACCAGACGGCGGCCAAGCTGGTGTCGCTGGCCTCGCGCGGCGACCCCAAGCGCGTGCATCAAGTCCGCAGCGTGCTCAACCGGCTGCAGCGCTACCTGGGCTTCAAGACGGGCATGGGCCTGGTGGACGGCGTGCTCACCGCGTGCTTCACCGTGGTGATGGGCGTGGAGTTCGCCCCGCTCTGGGGCTTGTTAACCTTTGTTTTATATTTCTTGCCGAGCATCGGCTCGATCCTGGCGACGATCCCGCCGGTGATCGTGGCGCTGCTGCAGATTGGGCCCGGGCGCGCGTTGGTGCTCCTGGTGGGCTACACGGTGCTGCACACCGGGCTGAACACCATCCTCGAGCCGCGGCTGGTGGGGCGGAGCTTCGGGCTCTCGCCGCTGGCCGCGTTCGTGTCGGTGCCGTTCTTCGGGTGGATGTGGGGCCCGGTGGGGATGCTCTTGGGCGTGCCGCTCTTGATGGTGATGCAGATCGTCTGCGACGACATCCCCGAGCTGCGCTGGGTAGCCGTGCTGCTCGGCGCGCGCGCGCCCCAGGGCGGACCGCCGCCCCCGAGTGGACGCGAGGCCACCGTCGAGCCGTAG
- a CDS encoding CDP-alcohol phosphatidyltransferase family protein, with translation MRVWTLPNVITFLRLLAVPAFAVAHATHRPVWALVLFVGAGISDGLDGLLARVLDQRSRLGALLDPVADKTLITTALIALTLTGQLPLWFLLTALAREGVLVLGALAVSMRGWQVPARPARLGKYAVFFQLAAVTLGLVSRLPGWNAQLSSALLAATLLAAECIVLSMAQYAWQFGSMLSRRPASS, from the coding sequence GTGCGCGTGTGGACGCTTCCCAACGTCATCACCTTCCTGCGGCTGCTGGCGGTGCCGGCCTTCGCCGTGGCGCACGCCACGCACCGGCCGGTCTGGGCGCTCGTGCTCTTCGTCGGCGCGGGGATCTCCGACGGCCTCGACGGCCTGCTCGCACGCGTGCTGGACCAGCGCAGCCGGCTGGGCGCGCTCCTGGATCCGGTGGCCGACAAGACGCTCATCACCACCGCGCTCATCGCGCTCACCCTCACCGGGCAGCTGCCGCTCTGGTTCCTGCTCACGGCGCTGGCGCGGGAGGGGGTGCTGGTGCTGGGCGCGCTGGCGGTGTCGATGCGCGGCTGGCAGGTGCCGGCGCGGCCCGCGCGGCTGGGCAAGTACGCCGTCTTCTTTCAGCTCGCGGCGGTGACCCTGGGGCTGGTGTCGCGGCTGCCAGGCTGGAACGCGCAGCTCTCGAGCGCGCTGCTCGCGGCCACGCTGCTCGCGGCGGAGTGCATCGTGCTCAGCATGGCGCAGTACGCGTGGCAGTTCGGGTCGATGCTCTCGCGGCGGCCGGCGTCGAGCTAA
- a CDS encoding 1-acyl-sn-glycerol-3-phosphate acyltransferase, translated as MVYAFFRWVFATALSIYYRWTITEGAIPNDGPLVICGNHPNGLIDPVAVMRLTKRPVRFMAKAPIFKMPVLGWIVKGMKCLPVYRKQDDPSQMNKNDETFKAAHAALAEGDCICIFPEGRSHSDPGLSPLKTGAARIALGAESEKGFSLGVKFVPVGLVYRRKGVFRSEVAVAVGEPIAAASMRAEFERDPVAASKALTEKLDEALHKVTVNLDTWEDLPLIEAASRLYKAERKTPGDLRPYAAGLSALRERDPARLESVRRRILSFDGYLHALRLPADELDHVRPFRALRFTVVQLARFLLGVAPAAVGVIAYVVPYQLIRALVAVVKLEEDIRSSVKLGVGVLLFPAWTALLTWLLWRQLGTPGLLDAAALPFCGLFALAFIESEKAAFADARAYLALRAHGTLRERLLTRRKALVDELELLGKETGVLDASGAAQVSSQRAEM; from the coding sequence ATGGTCTACGCCTTCTTTCGCTGGGTCTTCGCGACGGCGCTGTCGATCTACTACCGCTGGACGATCACCGAGGGCGCCATCCCAAACGATGGCCCGCTGGTGATCTGCGGGAACCACCCCAACGGCCTCATCGATCCCGTGGCGGTGATGCGCCTGACGAAGCGGCCGGTGCGCTTCATGGCCAAGGCGCCCATCTTCAAGATGCCGGTGCTCGGCTGGATCGTGAAGGGCATGAAGTGCCTGCCCGTGTACCGCAAGCAGGACGACCCTTCGCAGATGAACAAGAACGACGAGACGTTCAAAGCGGCGCACGCGGCGCTCGCCGAGGGCGACTGCATCTGCATCTTCCCCGAGGGCCGCAGCCACAGTGACCCCGGGCTCTCGCCGCTCAAGACCGGCGCGGCGCGCATCGCGTTGGGTGCCGAGAGCGAGAAGGGTTTTTCACTCGGGGTGAAGTTCGTGCCCGTGGGCCTGGTGTACCGGCGCAAGGGCGTGTTCCGGAGCGAGGTGGCTGTCGCTGTGGGCGAGCCGATCGCGGCGGCGAGCATGCGCGCGGAGTTCGAGCGCGATCCGGTGGCGGCGTCGAAGGCCCTCACCGAGAAGCTCGACGAGGCGCTGCACAAGGTCACGGTGAACCTCGACACCTGGGAGGATCTGCCGCTCATCGAGGCGGCGTCGCGGCTGTACAAGGCCGAGCGCAAGACGCCGGGCGATCTGCGGCCGTACGCGGCGGGCCTTTCGGCGCTGCGCGAGCGCGATCCGGCGCGGCTCGAGTCGGTGCGACGGCGCATCCTCTCCTTCGACGGCTACCTGCACGCGCTGCGTCTCCCCGCCGACGAGCTCGATCACGTGCGGCCCTTCCGCGCCTTGCGCTTCACGGTGGTGCAGCTCGCGCGGTTCCTGCTCGGTGTCGCGCCGGCGGCGGTGGGCGTGATCGCCTACGTCGTGCCGTACCAGCTGATTCGAGCGCTGGTGGCGGTGGTGAAGCTCGAGGAGGACATCCGCTCCAGCGTGAAGCTGGGCGTCGGCGTGCTGCTCTTTCCTGCGTGGACGGCGCTGCTCACCTGGCTGCTGTGGCGCCAGCTCGGCACGCCCGGGCTTTTGGACGCAGCGGCGCTGCCGTTCTGCGGGCTCTTCGCGCTCGCGTTCATCGAATCGGAGAAGGCCGCGTTCGCCGACGCGCGCGCATACCTGGCGCTGCGTGCGCACGGCACGCTGCGCGAGCGGCTGCTCACCCGGCGTAAGGCGCTGGTCGATGAGCTCGAGCTGCTTGGAAAAGAGACCGGTGTGCTCGATGCGTCGGGCGCGGCGCAGGTCAGCTCTCAGCGCGCGGAGATGTAG
- a CDS encoding sel1 repeat family protein yields the protein MYNAAASRMYFSVMFILGVGVFLVLLPGFACGGCMQGRKFPEKRAGCDKGDVAQCMALGDAFDGSDYNSSLSYTFFGPDDHAAMAYQRACDLGSFDGCQKFGWQVATYELSSHAADAVKSLGHACDAKDRNSCYLLGFLVGNGMGTARDPARAAALCATSCDAGANNACYVLASFYARGLGVERDNKKEIELLKRSCSDGYQPACACQSDGRCDWDSNALRYISAR from the coding sequence ATGTACAACGCCGCCGCCAGCCGCATGTACTTCTCGGTGATGTTCATCCTGGGCGTGGGCGTGTTCCTGGTGCTCCTGCCCGGCTTCGCGTGCGGCGGCTGCATGCAGGGTCGCAAGTTCCCCGAGAAGCGCGCCGGCTGCGACAAGGGCGACGTCGCGCAGTGCATGGCGCTCGGCGATGCATTCGACGGATCGGACTACAACAGCTCGCTCTCGTACACCTTCTTCGGCCCCGACGACCACGCGGCGATGGCCTACCAGCGCGCGTGCGATCTGGGCTCGTTCGATGGCTGCCAGAAGTTCGGCTGGCAGGTGGCAACGTACGAGCTCAGCTCGCACGCGGCCGACGCGGTGAAGTCGCTCGGCCACGCCTGCGACGCCAAGGACAGAAACTCGTGCTACCTGCTCGGCTTCCTCGTGGGCAACGGCATGGGCACCGCGCGCGACCCGGCCCGCGCCGCGGCGCTCTGCGCGACGAGCTGCGATGCGGGCGCGAACAACGCCTGCTACGTCCTGGCGTCGTTCTATGCGCGCGGGCTCGGCGTCGAACGCGACAACAAGAAAGAGATCGAGCTCCTGAAGCGCTCCTGCAGCGACGGCTACCAACCCGCCTGCGCGTGCCAGAGCGACGGCCGCTGCGATTGGGACAGCAACGCGCTCCGCTACATCTCCGCGCGCTGA